In Sceloporus undulatus isolate JIND9_A2432 ecotype Alabama chromosome 7, SceUnd_v1.1, whole genome shotgun sequence, one DNA window encodes the following:
- the LOC121936083 gene encoding rho GTPase-activating protein 20-like, with product MTPQQKGPWPLASPERSKKMKPIIQRRRSTSAAISRALSKSKYHSSREITLSASQPDNGLSTGAFGNPNSVFILDERIQLTLGLQTQERHLLLFSDVLVVAKSKSSSSLKLKKQVPLSEVWTSSCLGDVSEKKMNPETSFVIGWPTANYVVTCSSPEVKEKWLSTLQWHIEEAKQTEYPKTLPMQVFLMDSENSSSSALLSVSNMEVADDVIKKAAQQLGLPGRASDYHLWVLSGRDSPAYPLLGHEYPFSIILACLRDSMDQLQGTNNNLLLAAEYETFLLDHLPRDRQCQFILKPRPHAPVQLRRETLQKHIKRKKSLIDWALRRSSSTPTSSPASQSPTNPRKLFGLSLTSVCPDGSLPKPIKDILQLLYYEGPSTRGIFRRSANAKICKELKEKLNSGDEVRVDGESVFVAAAVITDFLRNIPNSVLSSEMHGLWMEAMDKENQAHKIEAIKSLVNQLPEANRILLRHLFGVLHHIEQNAIENQMNAFNLALCIAPNMLWLPRPTGPEEESKSTKKVAMLVQFLIENSAEIFGGDIASLFQRPERKKSKSVDDILVQRNDSSDEMEFAASYGERPEQHYLLEVEDGLFSPSGELLLSEHREDWDLFSEIDACYQSKARKNASADSYDLLEQEEEGGSFCSLGSACSLSPARDRCSSEPSVCLSSQLPSQDHEPVARQSSCDATIMRHHGDYIRRLKQLQLESQKLIDEGLSPGLSRAARPSFWRGPQSSHVAKTFGLQKTSLSNRSSFSSLSSTTTSPSASSLSSLDSAFSYCSESSAFSPADVSSLPFMFGTSARLHALSPKMAKRSMKEWHKPLTSPLPLSSCDMNFSFEKQEGDQESSGREETAFFVPIVGTGGSPPNGNGEKEECHAKKLPHPLGSCSAVKTEYRTLIPSPESNSLTGRQAQREKSVKHIEIKCPKDAPHAQGSLKRTKITVYMAPKERSLRESSEGQEDGYVVPKESNVISSGLSKSLQTVRVHIPQTVFYGQNTPLVLQSVARRYHHESMSHFSQVAVAAPQSNPLVEEPSSPAQEDGHHGKVGSKTFSHTFRIFLPASIRNTVREYFSHDGAKECCAASAETVEKELIRSRAEWLRGQPCAGANADERQGLMIAEETFV from the exons AAAATGAAGCCCATCATCCAAAGGAGACGCTCCACTTCTGCCGCCATCAGCAGAGCCCTCAGCAAGTCCAAATATCATTCCAG CAGAGAGATTACTCTTTCCGCTTCCCAGCCTGACAATGGCTTATCCACCGGCGCCTTTGGGAACCCAAATTCCGTCTTCATTTTGGACGAACGCATCCAGCTCACCTTGGGACTACAGACGCAAGAACGGCATTTGCTCCTCTTCAGCGACGTGCTTGTTGTGGCCAAGTCCAA GTCTTCTTCTAGCTTGAAACTCAAGAAGCAAGTCCCCCTGAGTGAGGTGTGGACCAGCTCCTGCCTCGGAGACGTTTCGGAGAAAAAGATGAACCCGGAGACGTCCTTTGTCATCGGCTGGCCCACCGCCAACTACGTGGTCACTTGCAG CTCTCCTGAAGTGAAGGAAAAATGGCTGTCAACTCTGCAATG GCACATTGAAGAAGCAAAGCAGACGGAGTATCCCAAAACTCTGCCCATGCAGGTCTTCTTGATGGACAGCGAAAACAGCTCCTCT AGTGCCCTCCTCAGCGTCTCCAACATGGAAGTCGCCGATGATGTCATCAAGAAGGCAGCGCAACAGCTGGGACTTCCT GGCAGAGCAAGTGACTACCATCTCTGGGTCCTTTCAGGAAGGGACAGCCCTGCCTACCCTCTTCTTG GCCATGAGTATCCCTTCAGCATTATCCTCGCTTGCCTCCGAGACTCCATGGACCAGCTCCAGGGAACCAACAACAACCTCCTTTTGGCTGCTGAATATGAAACCTTCCTCCTGGACCATCTCCCCAGGGACCGGCAATGCCAGTTCATCCTGAAGCCCAGGCCCCATGCTCCAGTCCAACTGCGGAGAG AAACCCTGCAGAAGCACATCAAGAGGAAGAAGTCCCTGATCGACTGGGCTCTCCGGAGGAGTAGCAGCACTCCGACCAGCAGCCCAGCCTCCCAGTCCCCAACCAACCCCAGGAAGCTATTCGGCCTCTCCCTGACGTCTGTTTGTCCCGATGGAAGCCTTCCCAAACCAATTAAG GATATCCTGCAACTCCTGTACTACGAAGGCCCTTCGACGCGGGGGATCTTCAGGCGTTCAGCCAATGCCAAGATTTGCAAGGAACTGAAGGAGAAACTCAACTCTGGAGATGAAGTCCGGGTGGATGGCGAATCGGTCTTCGTGGCTGCGGCAGTCATCACG GATTTCCTGCGAAATATACCCAACAGTGTCCTGTCCTCAGAGATGCATGGGCTCTGGATGGAAGCTATGGATAAGGAGAACCAAGCGCATAAGATCGAAGCCATCAAAAG CCTAGTGAATCAGCTCCCAGAGGCCAACCGGATTTTGCTCCGACACCTCTTTGGCGTCTTGCATCACATCGAGCAGAACGCCATCGAGAATCAGATGAATGCCTTCAACCTGGCCCTTTGCATCGCCCCCAACATGCTTTGGCTTCCCAGACCAACAGGACCCGAAGAAGAGAGCAAGTCGACAAAGAAG GTGGCCATGTTGGTACAATTCCTAATTGAGAATTCGGCTGAAATTTTCGGAGGGGACATTGCTTCCCTGTTCCAAAGGCCAGAAAGGAAGAAGTCCAAAAGTGTGGATGACATATTGG TTCAACGCAATGATTCCTCGGATGAGATGGAATTTGCTGCTTCTTACGGGGAAAGACCGGAGCAGCATTACCTGCTTGAAGTGGAGGATGGCCTCTTCAGCCCTTCTGGGGAGTTGCTGCTGAGTGAGCACCGAGAGGATTGGGACTTGTTCAGCGAGATCGATGCTTGCTACCAAAGCAAGGCGAGGAAGAATGCCAGTGCGGACAGCTACGACCTcctggagcaggaggaagagggtggCTCCTTCTGCTCCCTCGGATCCGCCTGTTCCCTGAGTCCGGCAAGGGACCGATGCTCTTCAGAGCCCAGCGTCTGCCTGAGCTCTCAGCTCCCTTCCCAGGACCATGAGCCGGTTGCACGGCAGTCCAGCTGTGATGCCACCATCATGCGCCATCATGGGGATTACATCCGCAGGCTCAAGCAGTTGCAGCTGGAGAGCCAGAAGCTCATAGATGAAGGCTTGAGCCCTGGGTTGAGCAGAGCCGCTCGGCCGAGCTTCTGGAGAGGCCCTCAGAGCAGTCATGTGGCCAAGACGTTCGGCCTTCAGAAGACCAGCCTCTCCAACCGGTCCAGTTTCTCTAGCCTTTCGTCAACCACCACCtccccttctgcctcctccttgaGCTCCCTGGACAGTGCTTTCTCCTATTGCTCCGAGTCGTCGGCCTTCAGCCCTGCAGATGTCTCCAGCCTGCCGTTCATGTTCGGCACGTCCGCCAGGCTCCATGCTTTGTCCCCCAAAATGGCTAAGCGGTCCATGAAAGAGTGGCACAAGCCTTTAACTTCCCCGTTGCCCCTCAGCTCTTGCGACATGAACTTTTCCTTTGAGAAGCAGGAAGGTGACCAGGAGAGCAGCGGCAGAGAGGAAACGGCATTCTTTGTGCCCATCGTTGGCACTGGCGGAAGCCCACCTAACGGGAATGGCGAAAAGGAAGAGTGCCATGCCAAAAAACTTCCCCATCCTCTTGGAAGCTGCTCTGCTGTCAAGACAGAATATAGGACTCTCATCCCAAGCCCCGAAAGCAATTCTCTGACTGGAAGACAAGCACAGAGGGAGAAGTCAGTGAAGCACATTGAGATCAAATGTCCCAAAGATGCCCCTCACGCTCAAGGAAGCTTGAAGCGTACCAAGATAACTGTCTATATGGCCCCGAAAGAGAGGAGCCTGAGGGAGTCCTCAGAAGGACAAGAGGATGGATATGTGGTCCCCAAGGAGAGTAATGTTATCTCCAGTGGTCTTTCCAAGAGCCTACAGACTGTAAGGGTTCACATCCCCCAGACGGTATTTTATGGGCAAAACACTCCTTTGGTTCTCCAGTCCGTTGCGCGGAGGTACCACCACGAATCAATGAGCCACTTCTCCcaagtggcagtggcagctccCCAAAGTAATCCCCTTGTAGAAGAACCAAGCTCTCCAGCCCAGGAAGATGGGCACCATGGCAAGGTTGGCAGCAAGACCTTCAGCCACACGTTCCGCATTTTCCTCCCGGCATCCATCCGGAACACGGTCCGTGAATACTTCAGCCATGACGGCGCCAAGGAGTGTTGCGCCGCAAGTGCAGAGACGGTGGAGAAGGAGCTCATCCGGAGCAGGGCAGAGTGGCTTAGGGGCCAGCCCTGCGCCGGAGCCAACGCTGACGAGCGCCAGGGCTTAATGATCGCCGAAGAGACTTTTGTCTAG
- the LOC121936086 gene encoding adrenodoxin-like isoform X2, with translation MPHRLARLVRLAPSVHRVQVLSSFGIDHRIPSSLPSGRSFSSTRTLQDIPGDTEPSSSSSSSSSSSPDKVLLHFINRNGEKFSVAAKEGESLLEVVVNQNLSIDGFGACEGTLACSTCHLIFEEDTFRKLEAISDEELDMLDLAFGLTDTSRLGCQVSVKKWMDGLTVHVPREVSDIRKELDVEKQNKQ, from the exons ATGCCTCATCGCCTTGCCAGGCTGGTCCGCCTGGCACCCTCGGTGCACAGAGTTCAAGTCCTCTCCTCCTTTGGGATCGATCACCGAATACCATCCAGCCTTCCTTCGGGGAGAAGCTTCAGCTCCACCAGGACGCTTCAAGACATCCCTGGAGACACAGA accttcctcttcctcttcctcttcctcctccagttcTCCAGATAAGGTCCTGCTCCATTTTATCAACCGGAACGGAGAGAAATTCTCAGTCGCAGCAAAAGAAGGAGAGAGTTTGCTGGAGGTGGTGGTGAATCAAAACCTCAGCATTGATGGCTTTG GTGCGTGCGAAGGCACACTGGCTTGCTCCACCTGCCACCTGATCTTTGAGGAAGACACTTTCCGAAAACTGGAGGCCATCAGCGACGAAGAGCTGGACATGCTGGACCTGGCGTTTGGACTGACAGATAC GTCCCGCCTCGGCTGCCAGGTGAGCGTAAAGAAGTGGATGGATGGCTTGACCGTCCACGTCCCCAGAGAGGTCTCCGACATCCGGAAAGAGCTGGACGTAGAGAAGCAAAACAAGCAATAA
- the LOC121936086 gene encoding adrenodoxin, mitochondrial-like isoform X1, protein MPGSMSPALASDLQCFQPTNHNFPPWDGHSLPPTGLPRPRAVLRAHSSHPAVLISPKPAASKSAVLEERGCLIALPGWSAWHPRCTEFKSSPPLGSITEYHPAFLRGEASAPPGRFKTSLETQNKVLLHFINRNGEKFSVAAKEGESLLEVVVNQNLSIDGFGACEGTLACSTCHLIFEEDTFRKLEAISDEELDMLDLAFGLTDTSRLGCQVSVKKWMDGLTVHVPREVSDIRKELDVEKQNKQ, encoded by the exons ATGCCAGGAAGCATGAGCCCTGCACTTGCCAGTGACCTTCAGTGTTTCCAACCCACAAACCACAACTTTCCTCCTTGGGATGGacactctctccctcccaccGGCCTCCCAAGGCCGAGGGCTGTCCTCCGAGCCCATTCCTCTCATCCAGCTGTACTTATATCTCCCAAGCCAGCTGCTTCCAAGTCAGCAGTCCTTGAAGAGCGAGGATGCCTCATCGCCTTGCCAGGCTGGTCCGCCTGGCACCCTCGGTGCACAGAGTTCAAGTCCTCTCCTCCTTTGGGATCGATCACCGAATACCATCCAGCCTTCCTTCGGGGAGAAGCTTCAGCTCCACCAGGACGCTTCAAGACATCCCTGGAGACACAGA ATAAGGTCCTGCTCCATTTTATCAACCGGAACGGAGAGAAATTCTCAGTCGCAGCAAAAGAAGGAGAGAGTTTGCTGGAGGTGGTGGTGAATCAAAACCTCAGCATTGATGGCTTTG GTGCGTGCGAAGGCACACTGGCTTGCTCCACCTGCCACCTGATCTTTGAGGAAGACACTTTCCGAAAACTGGAGGCCATCAGCGACGAAGAGCTGGACATGCTGGACCTGGCGTTTGGACTGACAGATAC GTCCCGCCTCGGCTGCCAGGTGAGCGTAAAGAAGTGGATGGATGGCTTGACCGTCCACGTCCCCAGAGAGGTCTCCGACATCCGGAAAGAGCTGGACGTAGAGAAGCAAAACAAGCAATAA
- the LOC121936086 gene encoding adrenodoxin-like isoform X3 gives MPHRLARLVRLAPSVHRVQVLSSFGIDHRIPSSLPSGRSFSSTRTLQDIPGDTDSPDKVLLHFINRNGEKFSVAAKEGESLLEVVVNQNLSIDGFGACEGTLACSTCHLIFEEDTFRKLEAISDEELDMLDLAFGLTDTSRLGCQVSVKKWMDGLTVHVPREVSDIRKELDVEKQNKQ, from the exons ATGCCTCATCGCCTTGCCAGGCTGGTCCGCCTGGCACCCTCGGTGCACAGAGTTCAAGTCCTCTCCTCCTTTGGGATCGATCACCGAATACCATCCAGCCTTCCTTCGGGGAGAAGCTTCAGCTCCACCAGGACGCTTCAAGACATCCCTGGAGACACAGA ttcTCCAGATAAGGTCCTGCTCCATTTTATCAACCGGAACGGAGAGAAATTCTCAGTCGCAGCAAAAGAAGGAGAGAGTTTGCTGGAGGTGGTGGTGAATCAAAACCTCAGCATTGATGGCTTTG GTGCGTGCGAAGGCACACTGGCTTGCTCCACCTGCCACCTGATCTTTGAGGAAGACACTTTCCGAAAACTGGAGGCCATCAGCGACGAAGAGCTGGACATGCTGGACCTGGCGTTTGGACTGACAGATAC GTCCCGCCTCGGCTGCCAGGTGAGCGTAAAGAAGTGGATGGATGGCTTGACCGTCCACGTCCCCAGAGAGGTCTCCGACATCCGGAAAGAGCTGGACGTAGAGAAGCAAAACAAGCAATAA